The DNA region CAACAGTTACACTTCAGGCTACAGTTGCATATTGAATAAAAGAGGGTGAAACAATTAAATACATTGCCAAAGTATTTGTCCAGAAGCTCCACGTAGCGATGAATAACCTCCAAAGCTAACAGCTCATTCTCCTGGTTCTCTATGGCCAAGCAGAAAAACAAGCTTGCATACCTGAGGAAAAGATGACACACAGTGCCGATTTTCAGCTGATACAAATATACAGAGAAGTTATCAATTATACATACAGAAGGGGTAACTATGGGTAGAAAAGAGCCTGGGGGTCCCGCTGCTTAAGAAGCAGATAAAGTAATTTGAACTAGTTAAACAAGCATGCGGGGGCAGCACCCACCTCTTGTAAATAATCTTCAGGTCTTTCCAGTGCAGGAAGTTACAGGAGCGTGGTTGCCGTGCCAACACCATGGTGGTCATGTCCCTGAtgatcttcttcttctcacGTTCTGTCATGGGCGTGAACCACTTCTGCAGACGCAGCTTCCCCTGGCGACTGAAGAGCAGCAGGAAGCGCATCTAACACCACAAGACACACCGCAGGGTCAGAGGGGCAATCGTGATGCATGCACGAACTGATGGGATGACTTGTAtgaacaaatacatacacacacacacgtccgcACAAAGTCATTGCAGAAGACATTATTAACTaccctctaacacacacacacacacacacacacacacacacacacacacacacagacacaaaccaaGGGTCAAACGAGCAATTTGCTGTTGTCATGGCACATTAAAGAGTAACTCGACTGACCAAACACTAAAGGGGGAAAAAGGCTTGACAGGCAGAAATGTGAAGGTTAACACGCGACTGTGGAAGAGGTAGTTTGGAGTTTTCTTTCTGATTTTCAAGAGAGCTAAGGAGTTGGAAACAGATTTGGCTACATATCAAAatggacatttattttcactcaCCTCTATCGGaaccacactgacacactgtttCCTTTAAGTCTTCCTCTCATTGTTGATGTTTGTCCTTCTCTAGATTAAGTGTGAGTGTTTTGTATCGCACCTCTGAGtgaaatttgtgattttgggccatataaataaaattggctTGACTTAAATatctcacagacacaccagcGCAGAGATCATTTCTAAACTCATGTTGTAATATGCAACAAAGCCCTGTTAAAACCTACCAAAACTTCCCCAAAAGAGCCAGAGTTAATTACAAGGAAAGCCTGAACATTATAATACACAAGCACAAGATATTTCCCCTTTGTTGTGATGCTGGATTTATTATTTCAACTAACAGATCGCTTCTATGAACTGTTGGAGAAACCAAATGCATAAAATATGGCACACTGTTGTACAGTGTGAAAATGCTTTTCTCTAACTTTGTAGCCATTTAAGGAAAATGCGTTCACTTGGTTTCAACAACATGAGGACATAGGCTACCTGTTTTTCAGTAAAGtggacagaaaaagaacaatacTGCTGGAGAAACGTTATCAGGATTATAAAACCACATTATAATAGAAAAACAGCAGGTCTACCACCACTCCTTGTACTGGTATTTCCAGTAGTGTATCCCCTGCGTCAGCCCATAGGCAAATTAATATGGAAAGCGTAAACTGCCACCAGGGCAGGACTCGCAAAGTGACGAAACCTGTTCTGCTGATGGGACCGGTTGAGGAAACGCACACCTTACTTCCGACTGTCGCTTAGAGTGCGATACACACAATAACAATTCACAATATAAACCAAACCCAGCTGCTGTTGGGAGGCCAGACAACAGCGAACAGGCCGCAGCGTAAAAGGAAGTGGTGTCGAGGCGTAGTTTCTAGCTTTAGCTACCTGACAGCGACAACAGGTGCAACAGGTGAACAGCCTGACGCTATCTTACAGCTACAGCCATGCGCAGCAAACAAACACTTACCATTTTGACGCCGCGCCAAGAGCTATAAACGCATCaaaagataattaaaaaaataagcacTTTAACCCTCACAGCGGGTCAACTGGTCCGACTGAACACATATCTATCCGTCGTCCACTCCACTCAGTGTGAAAGTTGGCTAACTCCGCCCTCCTGGCCGCCGGAGGAGCGGTGCCTGCCGGATGCGTCACCAGACCTCACAACCATCTGGATTGGTTATTGTAGTGTTGTGTTGCAGGGATGCACCCGACCAGCAGCCCATCACAACCTGTAACGATCTACCACGTGATTTGTACGAAGCGTTTCAATGAATGAGCTGATAAAACTTTAACTTAACATCACTTGACTGTCAGGGTGAGTGTTGAAGTGTTATTCCCACGCATGGCCGGCAGAGAGCAGCACGTGCACCCTTTCCGCCTGCTTCATGTGATACTTCTCTGTCACAGTGGTTGACAGGGACTGGCAAGCTGGTGCACTTTTTGGGGATTGTTGATAACATGTCTCTGTACCGAAATGCTATCTGGTTTTTGAATGGAATCCACCAATATACAAGGTCAGTCTATACTACTGAGTCCTTATTGTGGATCTTATCTAGAGATTTAGAGATTCTAAAGAAACTGCTGTCAGGGGACACTTTGTGAATCTCAGTCAGTGTATATATAGTACAAACTGTTAGTCCTGCTTGTTGACTGTCTTAAGTACAGGATTTATtgtctgtaaaatgtatctcatgtcatttattttagcCTAAAGACTGCTAAACAGAATACCAAAGGTCTGAATAGTGTAATGCACACATCACCACACAAACTTGCCTTTATGTATAATTACAATAGTTCCATTGACAGCTGATGTGTCTTGAGGATGACATTCACATCACATGACTACTGAAGCTAAAatatgaagagagaaaaacagattgTCAATCTTGTGACTCTGTTGTTAAAAAAATCTATAGACCTCCTTTAACTTTGAGGCACACATTGATTAGTGTGTTTTGCGCGTGCCTTCAGGAAGGGACATGAGGCGGCATCTAAAGACTTTGAGCCCCAAGACCTGAATGTGTCCGTTGTCGGAAGGTCTTTTATGATCACCGGAGCCAACAGTGGAATTGGCAGAGCAACAGCCATGGCTATAGCCAAGAAAGGTGAATGCTGGAGAGGTATGTTCTCTGCCATGCACTCTATATTgatagaaaataaagttttctgttttgtttccagGTGGGACAGTCCACCTGGTGTGTAGAAACAAAGATAAAGCAGAAGATGCCAGGGAGGACATTGTCAGTGAGTCTGGGAATATGGTGAGTGGTGTTTGCCTTGCACATGCCTAACGCTAAATGGGAAAAAGAAGTGACAAATcccatgatttgtgtgtgagagagagactcatACTTATCTGGTTATTGTAGGAGGTATACATCCATATTGTGGACATGTCAGAGACACGCAAAGTCTGGGAGTTTGCAGAAGCCTTCAAGAAGCAGCATCCATCCTTGAATGTGTTGGTAGGTATCACCCATCTCCTTTAATCTTCATcacaaatataaattaataatgttGTTGGTGTGGACTCAGCTTTTTGACTTCTTTGTCATTTTCCTGTGACAGATAAACAATGCAGGGTGTATGGTGCACAAGAGAGAGGTGAATGCAGAGGGACTGGAGATAAACTTTGCCACCAACACTATGGGTGAGACCTCATTCTGATGGTCACAGAGTGGTACGCTCATATAATAGTTTTAAATTAGTGccttttctccatctctttaGGCGTGTACATCCTCACCCAGAGTCTCATACCACTTCTACAGAAGAGCCGGGATCCGAGGGTggtatggacacacacacacaaatacacacaaacaacgtGCTCATCTGCATCATGTGGACAGCATAATGCCACTTCTGTTCACGCTGTTAGTGGCTGTTGTCTAAGCACACTGTGCCTTTCTTCTCCCTGCCTGTTAGATCACTGTGTCCTCGGGAGGCATGCTGGTCCAGGAACTCAGGGTTGATGACTTGCAGTCAGAGAGGGGCTACTTTGATGGTGTCATGGTCTATGCCCAGAACAAGGTAGAAGAGGAGAATGTAATCCAGGTTATAAgtcaacagtggtggaatgtaactaagtacatttactcaagtactgttctcaagtacaattttgatgtatttctattttgtgctactttatacttctactccacattttggaggcaaatattgtactttttactccgctacatttattcgatagctttagttactttgcagatttagattattaatacaacatATACATCAACAAATAAGTTATGATATATTATTGCAGGTTAAGCTaaccagcagtatataaagtaattaaaatgagccCCACTTTTCCAGCTGCAACactaaagtgatgtacacattaatgcaattctgaaatgggccattctgcataatgagtactttgacttttggtaattcaagtatattttgatgctaatacttttgtactttgaAAATTTTGAAtaaaggacttttacttgtgacaGAGTATTTTaacactgtagtattgctacccatctgaatacttcttacCTGTATCTGTCTCACTGGGTTTGGATTTGTCTGTGTAACGTGGttgaacagaagaaaaaaatacaacagtaaAGCAAAATACATTAACAGTAGTAGTGAATATTGTAA from Siniperca chuatsi isolate FFG_IHB_CAS linkage group LG13, ASM2008510v1, whole genome shotgun sequence includes:
- the LOC122886807 gene encoding dehydrogenase/reductase SDR family member 12-like, with amino-acid sequence MSLYRNAIWFLNGIHQYTRKGHEAASKDFEPQDLNVSVVGRSFMITGANSGIGRATAMAIAKKGGTVHLVCRNKDKAEDAREDIVSESGNMEVYIHIVDMSETRKVWEFAEAFKKQHPSLNVLINNAGCMVHKREVNAEGLEINFATNTMGVYILTQSLIPLLQKSRDPRVITVSSGGMLVQELRVDDLQSERGYFDGVMVYAQNKRQQVVLTQQWAKANPVIHFSVMHPGWVDTQAVSTSMPQFHQMMGERLRSVEQGADTVVWLALSRAAARTRSGQFFQDRRPVPAHLPLACTHSSAIEIQSFMTQLETLARAIQSQPDAELNSPMGPSRPHFV
- the ap1s3b gene encoding AP-1 complex subunit sigma-3b isoform X2, whose translation is MRFLLLFSRQGKLRLQKWFTPMTEREKKKIIRDMTTMVLARQPRSCNFLHWKDLKIIYKRYASLFFCLAIENQENELLALEVIHRYVELLDKYFGNVCELDIIFNFEKAYFILDEFLIGGEIQETSKQMVNRSIEASDMLQEDDNSDWYEVELFG
- the ap1s3b gene encoding AP-1 complex subunit sigma-3b isoform X1, with amino-acid sequence MMRFLLLFSRQGKLRLQKWFTPMTEREKKKIIRDMTTMVLARQPRSCNFLHWKDLKIIYKRYASLFFCLAIENQENELLALEVIHRYVELLDKYFGNVCELDIIFNFEKAYFILDEFLIGGEIQETSKQMVNRSIEASDMLQEDDNSDWYEVELFG
- the ap1s3b gene encoding AP-1 complex subunit sigma-3b isoform X3, which produces MMRFLLLFSRQGKLRLQKWFTPMTEREKKKIIRDMTTMVLARQPRSCNFLHWKDLKIIYKRYASLFFCLAIENQENELLALEVIHRYVELLDKYFGNVCELDIIFNFEKAYFILDEFLIGGEIQETSKQMVNRSIEASDMLQETMEEYMSKPAF